Proteins encoded within one genomic window of Thermococcus celer Vu 13 = JCM 8558:
- a CDS encoding ABC transporter ATP-binding protein, translating into MSRLEVSVSFAYGEREALREVEFTAERGEFLAVIGPNGAGKSTLLKCMVGILRPKGRVTFDGRNILELKPRERAKLITYVPQSSIPEFAFTIEEFVELGTYATRGDVEGALKRVGLWERRGEQITALSGGEYQLALIARALAQGSETILLDEPTSHLDINHALGIMELLRELSGEKVIIAVLHDLNLALRYADRLILLHGGRKAWEGKPDELEPEIIERVYGVTARIVEVDGHRVILPELAKV; encoded by the coding sequence ATGAGCAGGCTCGAGGTGAGCGTCTCCTTCGCCTACGGAGAGAGGGAAGCTCTCAGGGAGGTGGAGTTCACCGCGGAGAGGGGAGAGTTCTTAGCCGTAATCGGGCCCAACGGGGCCGGGAAATCGACGCTTCTGAAGTGCATGGTCGGGATTCTAAGGCCCAAGGGGAGGGTAACCTTCGACGGAAGGAACATCCTCGAGCTCAAGCCGAGGGAGAGGGCGAAACTGATAACCTACGTGCCTCAGAGCTCGATTCCCGAGTTCGCGTTTACCATTGAAGAGTTCGTCGAGCTCGGAACCTACGCGACCAGGGGGGACGTTGAGGGGGCCCTAAAGAGGGTCGGCCTCTGGGAGCGCAGGGGTGAACAGATAACGGCGCTGAGCGGCGGGGAGTACCAGCTCGCGCTTATAGCGAGGGCGCTGGCGCAGGGGAGCGAGACGATCCTCCTCGACGAGCCCACGAGCCACCTCGACATCAACCACGCCCTCGGGATAATGGAGCTGTTGCGGGAGCTCAGCGGGGAGAAGGTGATAATAGCGGTTCTCCACGACCTCAACCTGGCCCTGCGCTACGCCGACAGGCTGATCCTGCTCCACGGCGGAAGAAAGGCCTGGGAGGGGAAACCAGACGAACTGGAACCCGAAATCATCGAAAGGGTCTACGGCGTAACCGCGAGGATAGTCGAGGTGGACGGTCACAGGGTGATCCTGCCGGAACTCGCAAAGGTTTAA
- a CDS encoding FecCD family ABC transporter permease — protein MKKWLPTLTALSLAAVFLGLYIGSVSLTPSDVTSSVAYGVESTLSRAFHFVKPGRTPKAFIIVWELRLPRVLLAYLVGASLASAGVASQALFRNPLADPYIIGVSAGAGIGAALGAIYAPSQMGTLALVSALLSVFLVYAVSRVDGHVPVDTLLLAGIAYGFLASAVTWYLVLSQGERAHVTWMWLMGSFNGADWRDVGEMFFVSLLGIGFLVWKWRELNLILFGEESIALGLDVHFYRKLFIGATALLTAFAVSTSGIIGFVGLVSPHVVRLILGPNHRNLTPASALFGGSLLVLADLIARTAARPTEIPVGIVTALMGAPFFLYLLVKHKRGELYS, from the coding sequence ATGAAGAAGTGGCTCCCGACGCTGACGGCGCTCTCCCTTGCGGCGGTGTTCCTCGGACTCTACATCGGCTCAGTGAGCTTAACGCCTTCCGATGTTACATCGAGCGTAGCCTACGGCGTGGAATCCACCCTCTCCCGGGCGTTCCATTTCGTAAAACCCGGGAGGACCCCGAAGGCCTTCATCATAGTCTGGGAGCTCCGCCTTCCGAGGGTCCTGCTGGCGTATCTCGTTGGCGCGTCCCTGGCGAGCGCGGGGGTCGCCAGTCAGGCCCTCTTCAGAAACCCGCTTGCGGACCCGTACATAATAGGGGTTAGCGCCGGAGCAGGAATAGGCGCCGCCTTGGGTGCGATCTACGCCCCGTCCCAGATGGGAACCCTCGCCCTCGTCTCGGCGCTCCTTTCCGTGTTCCTGGTCTACGCGGTCTCGAGGGTCGACGGCCACGTTCCCGTTGATACGCTCCTCTTAGCCGGGATAGCCTACGGCTTCCTCGCGAGCGCCGTGACGTGGTACCTCGTGCTGAGCCAGGGCGAAAGGGCCCACGTGACCTGGATGTGGCTCATGGGTAGCTTCAACGGCGCTGATTGGAGAGACGTGGGCGAGATGTTCTTCGTCTCCCTCCTCGGCATAGGATTCCTCGTCTGGAAGTGGAGGGAGCTCAACCTGATACTCTTCGGGGAGGAGAGCATAGCCCTCGGCCTCGACGTCCACTTTTACAGAAAGCTCTTCATCGGGGCCACGGCCCTCCTGACGGCCTTCGCGGTCTCGACGTCGGGCATAATCGGCTTCGTTGGCCTCGTGAGCCCCCACGTAGTCCGCCTCATCCTCGGGCCCAACCACAGGAACCTGACGCCGGCGAGCGCCCTCTTCGGCGGTTCCCTCCTCGTCCTCGCCGATCTGATAGCCAGGACCGCCGCGAGGCCGACCGAGATACCCGTCGGGATAGTGACGGCGCTCATGGGGGCGCCATTCTTCCTCTACCTCCTCGTGAAGCACAAGAGGGGGGAGCTGTACTCATGA
- the mre11 gene encoding DNA double-strand break repair protein Mre11, translating into MKFAHIADVHLGFEQYRLPYRAAEFARAFKEAVEKAIGERVDFILIAGDLFHSSRPSPETLKTAIEILEKPKKAGIPVFAIEGNHDRTQRKVSAYNLLEGLGLLHLLGVRDGRVENDHLTSERLGNRYLVKGVFDKGGKSVEIHGLKYMSAAWLEHNKLGEMFRPEGDAILMLHQGIKELVEEMMGIVPESQRDYFELKMGELPKGYLYYALGHIHREFVTSYDIGTLVYPGSLQRWDFGDYEIRYRWNGRSFTPQAGTRKGFYIVEDFKPRFVELRVRPFIDIKLRADEETAKREVKQLREKIPPEAFVRLDVRWERPYDVSQFREILKVKYLYLRTRFERKVEAVRGGSVPKPEEYFTPVELRAIGLTGEKGFDAVDAVVELFIRAGQEKEPARSDEKPEEETHGSAKAEETVRETEKPEKSDKPGKVRQKKPKPKGKPTSILAWVGGGDED; encoded by the coding sequence ATGAAGTTCGCCCACATAGCCGACGTTCACCTCGGCTTCGAGCAGTACCGTCTCCCCTACAGGGCCGCGGAGTTCGCACGGGCCTTTAAGGAGGCCGTTGAGAAGGCGATAGGGGAGAGGGTTGACTTCATCCTCATCGCCGGGGACCTCTTCCACTCGAGCCGGCCGAGTCCAGAGACCCTGAAGACAGCGATAGAGATCCTGGAGAAGCCAAAGAAAGCCGGGATTCCGGTATTCGCGATAGAGGGAAACCACGACAGGACGCAGAGAAAGGTCTCAGCCTACAACCTCCTCGAGGGCCTCGGCCTGCTTCACCTCCTTGGCGTGAGGGACGGGAGGGTGGAGAACGACCACCTGACGAGCGAGAGACTTGGGAACAGGTACCTCGTCAAGGGCGTCTTCGATAAGGGTGGGAAGAGCGTCGAGATCCACGGATTAAAGTACATGAGCGCCGCCTGGCTGGAGCACAACAAACTGGGCGAGATGTTCAGGCCCGAGGGAGACGCCATCCTCATGCTCCACCAGGGCATCAAGGAACTCGTCGAGGAGATGATGGGGATCGTCCCCGAGAGCCAGCGCGACTACTTCGAGCTCAAAATGGGCGAGCTGCCGAAGGGCTACCTCTACTACGCCCTCGGGCACATCCACAGGGAGTTCGTGACGAGCTACGACATCGGGACGCTGGTCTATCCCGGCTCACTCCAGCGCTGGGACTTCGGCGACTACGAGATCAGGTACCGCTGGAACGGGCGGAGCTTCACACCCCAGGCCGGAACGAGGAAGGGTTTCTACATAGTCGAGGACTTCAAACCGAGATTCGTCGAGCTGAGGGTGAGGCCCTTCATAGACATCAAGCTCAGGGCGGACGAGGAAACCGCCAAGAGGGAAGTGAAACAGTTGAGGGAGAAGATACCGCCCGAGGCGTTCGTGAGGCTTGACGTGCGCTGGGAGAGACCCTACGACGTTTCCCAGTTCCGGGAGATTCTGAAGGTTAAGTACCTCTACCTGAGGACGCGGTTCGAGAGGAAGGTCGAGGCCGTCAGGGGCGGGAGCGTGCCGAAACCGGAGGAGTACTTCACGCCCGTGGAGCTCAGGGCGATAGGGCTAACCGGGGAGAAGGGGTTCGATGCGGTGGATGCGGTGGTCGAGCTGTTCATAAGGGCGGGACAGGAGAAAGAGCCCGCCCGGTCCGATGAAAAACCTGAAGAAGAAACGCACGGGTCGGCAAAGGCAGAAGAAACGGTCAGAGAAACTGAAAAACCCGAAAAGTCAGACAAACCCGGGAAGGTCAGGCAAAAGAAACCCAAACCCAAGGGAAAACCGACGAGCATCCTCGCCTGGGTCGGTGGTGGAGATGAGGATTGA
- the endA gene encoding tRNA-intron lyase, with translation MKEPIDFRLSGDRVFSDRERAINRFYNKRYFGEVVNGKLFLSLIEAAYLLEKGRIRVFDGEEELSFEDLVELGRKRDDQFDIKLLVYTDLRDRGYTVKSALKFGSHFRVYRRGMDEHSQWLVWVVPENLRFSPNDITARVRVAHGVRKNMVMAVVDEDNDVVYYKIEWVKF, from the coding sequence TTGAAGGAACCGATAGATTTCAGGCTCAGCGGCGACAGGGTCTTCAGCGACCGTGAGAGGGCGATAAACCGGTTCTACAACAAGCGCTACTTTGGGGAGGTCGTCAACGGCAAGCTCTTCCTCTCGCTCATAGAGGCGGCGTACCTGCTGGAGAAGGGCAGGATAAGGGTCTTCGATGGCGAAGAGGAGTTATCCTTCGAGGATCTTGTGGAGCTCGGGAGGAAGAGGGACGACCAGTTCGACATAAAGCTCCTCGTCTACACCGATTTAAGGGACCGCGGTTACACGGTCAAGTCCGCCCTCAAGTTCGGGTCTCACTTCAGGGTTTACAGGCGGGGAATGGACGAGCACTCCCAGTGGCTGGTGTGGGTCGTTCCAGAGAACCTCCGATTCTCCCCGAACGACATAACCGCCCGTGTGAGGGTCGCCCACGGCGTGAGGAAGAACATGGTCATGGCGGTCGTTGACGAGGACAACGACGTCGTGTACTACAAGATCGAATGGGTGAAGTTTTAA
- the rad50 gene encoding DNA double-strand break repair ATPase Rad50 — MRIEKLIVKDFRSHGLTRVTFTSGINLIIGQNGNGKSSLLDALLIGLYWPSRPKDLKKDDILRAGGTSTEVTVFFEKDGVRYQIHRNITRGMAFAKYHDGTSWKHVTEASQRAVRDWMERLVPYDVFLNAIYIRQGEIDAILESDESREKVVRQVLGLDRYENAYRNLLEVRKEIERRISSAEDYLKSTENLDGLMEELERELEDTLREINELSPQIPELEKKLGEVEKRLGELDALAEEINALRLKIRQREGNVKALEARLGELKKGIEEIRKRIGELEKKVKEFRRLKEKAELYLKLVEFRKRYADEKARNEKLAEGYRTQIKAIEERLSELGEMEKRIRELEKKREELKGKIEGLEESVKAYEEVRSLKGNLERLKKRLELKPEEIERLGKEIEAAKRRKDEIQRELEEINGKRGELKSRVGERNKAILELKKAKGRCPVCGSELTEEHKRELITKYQLEVKDVLREIRELDSREQKLRSELVKVEATLKRERELISQMELFEQIKELEGKLKKYDLEGLRKAVEECDELKAALGEVEGELKSLKTEFGKAKALEKRKEELRKKLEAIERKLAELEGELAELGFSSVGELDERVKELEPAYRRYLELKGAESELESERKRLERTEKELAEAEKELQEESSSLKGLRESLREKEKLYSKEEHEKIRESFVSLSRELAGKRTQLKELEKKRDGTMEKLKKLGEEKERRKERAKELEELRKARERVQSLREKVRRYKAMLKEEALAKVGELASEIFEELTEEKYSGVTVKAEDRGIRLGVVYNGKEYGLGFLSGGERIALGLAFRLALSLYLAGEISLLILDEPTPYLDEERRRRLVDIMGRYLRKIPQVIVVSHDEELKDAADRVIRVSLENGVSVVKEVELGV, encoded by the coding sequence ATGAGGATTGAGAAGCTCATCGTCAAGGACTTCCGCTCCCACGGGCTGACCAGGGTCACCTTCACGAGCGGGATAAACCTGATAATCGGCCAGAACGGGAACGGCAAGAGTTCCCTCCTCGACGCGCTCCTCATTGGCCTCTACTGGCCCAGCAGGCCCAAGGACCTCAAGAAGGACGATATCCTCCGCGCGGGTGGAACCTCCACCGAGGTGACGGTCTTCTTCGAGAAGGACGGCGTTAGGTACCAGATCCACAGGAACATAACCCGCGGGATGGCCTTCGCCAAGTACCACGACGGGACCTCGTGGAAGCACGTAACCGAGGCGAGCCAGAGGGCCGTGAGGGACTGGATGGAGAGGCTCGTCCCCTACGACGTCTTCCTCAACGCGATATACATACGGCAGGGAGAGATAGACGCGATACTCGAGAGCGACGAGAGCAGGGAGAAGGTCGTGAGGCAGGTTCTCGGCCTTGACAGGTACGAGAACGCCTACAGGAACCTCCTCGAGGTGAGGAAGGAGATAGAGCGCAGGATAAGCTCGGCGGAGGACTACCTGAAGAGCACGGAGAACCTCGACGGGCTTATGGAGGAGCTGGAGAGGGAGCTCGAGGATACCCTGAGGGAGATAAACGAACTCTCACCGCAGATTCCGGAGCTGGAGAAGAAACTCGGGGAAGTTGAGAAAAGGCTCGGGGAGCTCGACGCCCTCGCCGAGGAGATAAACGCCCTAAGACTCAAGATAAGGCAGAGGGAAGGTAACGTGAAGGCCCTCGAGGCGAGGCTCGGAGAGCTGAAGAAAGGAATCGAGGAGATCAGGAAGCGCATTGGGGAGCTGGAGAAGAAAGTGAAGGAATTTAGAAGGCTAAAGGAGAAAGCAGAGCTCTACCTAAAGCTGGTGGAGTTCAGGAAGCGCTACGCTGACGAAAAGGCGAGGAACGAGAAGCTCGCCGAGGGTTACAGGACGCAGATAAAGGCTATAGAGGAACGCCTCTCCGAGCTGGGAGAGATGGAAAAGCGCATCAGGGAGCTTGAGAAAAAAAGGGAGGAGCTCAAGGGCAAGATCGAGGGGCTCGAGGAGAGCGTTAAGGCCTACGAGGAGGTCAGGAGCCTTAAGGGTAACCTGGAGCGGTTGAAAAAGAGGCTCGAGCTCAAACCGGAGGAGATTGAAAGGCTCGGGAAGGAGATAGAGGCCGCCAAAAGGAGGAAGGACGAGATACAGCGGGAGCTCGAGGAGATAAACGGGAAGAGGGGCGAGCTGAAGAGCAGAGTTGGAGAGAGGAACAAGGCAATCCTCGAGCTCAAAAAAGCCAAGGGCAGATGTCCGGTCTGCGGCTCGGAGCTGACGGAGGAGCACAAGCGGGAGCTGATAACGAAGTACCAGCTCGAGGTTAAGGACGTCTTGAGGGAGATAAGGGAACTCGATTCGCGGGAGCAGAAGCTGAGGAGCGAGCTCGTGAAGGTCGAGGCGACGCTGAAGAGGGAGCGCGAGCTCATATCACAGATGGAGCTCTTCGAACAGATAAAGGAACTTGAGGGCAAGCTGAAAAAATACGACCTCGAGGGGCTTAGGAAAGCCGTGGAGGAATGCGACGAACTGAAGGCCGCGCTCGGAGAGGTCGAGGGCGAGCTCAAAAGCCTGAAGACCGAGTTCGGGAAGGCTAAGGCCCTCGAGAAAAGGAAGGAGGAGCTCAGGAAGAAACTGGAAGCCATCGAGAGGAAGCTCGCGGAACTCGAGGGGGAACTCGCGGAACTCGGCTTCTCGAGCGTTGGAGAACTCGACGAGAGGGTTAAGGAACTCGAACCTGCTTACAGGAGGTACCTGGAGCTCAAGGGGGCGGAAAGCGAGCTTGAGAGTGAAAGGAAGCGTCTCGAAAGAACGGAGAAGGAGCTGGCGGAGGCGGAGAAAGAACTCCAAGAGGAATCCTCTTCCCTCAAGGGGCTGAGGGAGAGCCTCCGGGAGAAAGAGAAACTCTACAGCAAAGAGGAGCACGAGAAGATCAGGGAATCGTTCGTTTCGTTGAGCAGGGAGCTGGCCGGGAAGAGAACCCAGCTAAAGGAGCTGGAGAAGAAGCGCGACGGGACGATGGAGAAACTCAAGAAGCTCGGAGAGGAGAAGGAGCGCAGGAAGGAAAGGGCGAAAGAGCTCGAGGAGCTGCGGAAGGCCCGCGAGAGGGTTCAATCGCTGAGGGAGAAGGTGAGGCGCTACAAGGCCATGCTCAAGGAGGAAGCGCTGGCGAAGGTCGGGGAGCTGGCCAGCGAGATATTCGAGGAGCTGACGGAGGAGAAGTACTCGGGGGTCACCGTTAAGGCGGAAGACAGGGGGATAAGGCTGGGCGTCGTCTACAACGGGAAGGAATACGGCCTCGGCTTCCTCAGCGGCGGCGAGAGGATAGCGCTGGGTCTGGCATTCAGGCTGGCGCTGTCGCTTTACCTGGCCGGAGAGATAAGCCTGCTCATACTCGACGAGCCCACACCGTACCTCGACGAGGAGAGGAGGAGAAGGCTCGTTGACATAATGGGACGCTACCTGAGGAAGATACCGCAGGTCATAGTGGTCTCCCACGACGAGGAGCTGAAGGACGCCGCCGACAGGGTGATACGCGTGAGCCTTGAGAACGGCGTCTCCGTGGTCAAAGAGGTCGAGCTGGGGGTGTGA
- the nurA gene encoding DNA double-strand break repair nuclease NurA, giving the protein MGYRLLDRESVREIEKKLLKGYNEALEKLQRIEWRELPERRRSRVYAIDGSQGKQRLSGTIFYAVSSYAFGNGPAYRLIYANAMLYNHGISDQIIRLQMETLENKLGFLAGEMGKVDYVMMDGTLTGSLTRPPVYPESVKGITTIRSALGEGSLKELVERFIGELGEHYEELEEKLGKGGKVNGGVILADEVLRDYSEYYTAMEGKEMVTYDGAFREMRKALDGKEDTVKVMEILENLREYAERKRLSLDDARNAVHVVLGYLEYLYSLERLLKGDFDLVYVAKSFYNRKLTGKLDIDIVDVPYLDAYLRRTYGEEVPGYYVITQGGKAISHRMPKVLRERFPTVERFIEKGVPMAYIRTMKGGVIYLLQSNRKIDDDLLAEILWHEGNGYFRPLQRAHEGVKIEKKAFEAELNAMLNIIKAERPELRAFLKYGRSPLE; this is encoded by the coding sequence ATGGGCTACCGACTTCTGGACAGGGAGAGCGTTAGGGAGATAGAGAAAAAGCTGTTAAAGGGTTACAACGAGGCCCTTGAAAAGCTTCAGAGGATAGAGTGGCGGGAACTGCCGGAGAGACGGAGGAGCAGGGTCTACGCCATCGACGGGAGCCAGGGAAAGCAGAGGCTCAGCGGAACGATATTCTACGCCGTCTCGAGCTACGCCTTCGGCAACGGTCCTGCCTACAGGTTAATCTACGCCAACGCCATGCTCTACAACCATGGCATCTCGGACCAGATAATCCGACTCCAGATGGAGACCCTCGAGAACAAGCTGGGCTTCCTCGCGGGGGAGATGGGGAAAGTCGACTACGTCATGATGGACGGGACGCTGACGGGCTCGCTCACGAGGCCGCCGGTCTATCCCGAGAGCGTGAAGGGGATAACGACGATAAGGAGCGCCCTGGGTGAGGGATCGCTAAAGGAGCTCGTAGAGCGCTTCATCGGGGAGCTGGGGGAGCACTACGAGGAGCTGGAAGAGAAACTGGGGAAGGGCGGCAAGGTAAACGGCGGGGTGATTCTGGCGGACGAGGTTCTCAGGGACTACTCCGAGTATTACACCGCGATGGAAGGCAAGGAGATGGTCACCTACGACGGCGCTTTCAGGGAGATGAGAAAGGCCCTCGACGGGAAGGAAGACACCGTAAAGGTGATGGAGATACTCGAGAACCTCAGGGAGTACGCGGAGAGAAAACGCCTCTCCCTCGACGACGCCAGAAACGCCGTTCACGTCGTCCTCGGCTACCTCGAGTACCTCTACTCCCTCGAGAGGCTCCTTAAGGGTGATTTCGATCTCGTCTACGTCGCCAAGAGCTTCTACAACAGGAAGCTGACCGGGAAGCTCGACATAGACATCGTCGACGTGCCCTACCTGGATGCGTACCTCAGAAGAACCTACGGCGAAGAGGTGCCGGGTTACTACGTGATAACCCAGGGCGGGAAGGCCATAAGCCACAGGATGCCGAAGGTCCTCAGGGAGAGGTTCCCGACCGTCGAGCGCTTCATAGAGAAGGGCGTTCCGATGGCCTACATCCGGACGATGAAGGGCGGCGTCATATACCTCCTCCAGAGTAACCGGAAGATAGACGACGACCTCCTGGCCGAGATCCTCTGGCACGAGGGGAACGGCTACTTCAGGCCGCTCCAGAGGGCCCACGAGGGGGTCAAAATCGAGAAGAAGGCCTTCGAGGCCGAGCTGAACGCCATGCTGAACATAATAAAGGCGGAGAGGCCCGAACTGAGGGCCTTCCTGAAGTACGGGCGGAGCCCGCTGGAGTGA
- the rimI gene encoding ribosomal protein S18-alanine N-acetyltransferase yields MSVSIKRTGRVPLAMVVVRPAKLFDIPDVVRIERASFREEYPRGVFLVFLENNPDTFLVAEYNGKIVGYVMAYLRPDLEGHIMSIAVDPSYRGNGIGSALLTEAIERLIGKGARYIGLEVRVSNEKAIRLYERFGFRKIKRIIGYYADGEDAYYMLMPAEDWGGRN; encoded by the coding sequence ATGAGCGTGTCCATAAAGCGAACCGGCCGGGTTCCCCTGGCGATGGTCGTCGTAAGGCCGGCCAAGCTCTTCGACATCCCCGACGTCGTGAGGATAGAGCGGGCGTCATTCAGGGAGGAGTACCCCCGCGGCGTTTTTCTCGTCTTCCTCGAGAACAACCCGGACACCTTTCTCGTGGCGGAGTACAACGGAAAGATCGTCGGTTACGTGATGGCCTACCTCAGGCCCGACCTCGAGGGTCACATAATGAGCATAGCCGTCGATCCGTCCTACAGGGGTAACGGGATAGGCTCCGCCCTGCTGACCGAGGCCATCGAAAGGCTCATAGGCAAGGGTGCACGCTACATAGGTCTCGAGGTTCGCGTGAGCAACGAAAAGGCGATAAGGCTCTACGAGCGCTTCGGTTTCCGGAAGATCAAGCGGATAATCGGTTACTACGCCGACGGCGAGGACGCCTACTACATGCTCATGCCTGCCGAGGACTGGGGTGGGAGGAATTGA
- the herA gene encoding DNA double-strand break repair helicase HerA, with protein MRIAEDPNNPVGIVTGEATVNSFQFYAHPEGDLKFGDFVVARLCKEAKERDCRWSDDVEWVIGTIRGIKNVNWLLSDGKSTFASLELDLREYGESISENEALIVTVHVLGRVELKGERAEVVPSRVPVPNGNGVYRASSELLRAIYYGGDGFIEVGTLLLRDDVPIYLDADELVSRHFAVLAVTGAGKSNTVSVMLWKMIEDLRGTAIVLDPHGDYMRLSLPNTKTGYVNIIKARIQPETMDGEELADLMEIGSNATIQRSYLLRAWDTVLHENPGLGGREVIKAVLDTLQNWVSNAGGSYWDPHANKYRDLGEIKANERETITRLTMKISRFLRNYGHLLSSEDIVASIEPGKVNVIDLGPLDEGQMKLVAAKLLEKVFETRMDYEKASKRLEYLKRRYGAKISAVSDERKELEKFLKSVEASYPALSEPVLVVVEEAHIFAPQGEKKGTVRILSRIAREGRKFGVGLGLVSQRPSRLSEDVLSQTNTKVIMRIVNPKDQDYVLKASEQLSGELMSDIAGLGKGEAVIVGQAISLPALVKIHNFKELGGDYGGEDIGVVRRWRERAEREKAEERKEELYDEEGLEVDF; from the coding sequence ATGCGCATAGCCGAGGATCCTAACAACCCGGTTGGAATCGTGACCGGTGAGGCCACCGTTAACTCGTTCCAGTTTTACGCTCATCCCGAGGGCGACCTCAAGTTCGGGGACTTCGTCGTCGCCAGACTCTGCAAGGAGGCGAAGGAGAGGGACTGTCGCTGGAGCGACGACGTCGAGTGGGTGATAGGCACCATCAGGGGCATAAAGAACGTCAACTGGCTCCTCAGCGATGGAAAAAGCACCTTCGCGAGCCTCGAGCTCGACCTGAGGGAGTACGGGGAGAGCATAAGTGAGAATGAGGCGCTGATAGTTACCGTCCACGTGCTCGGAAGGGTGGAGCTTAAAGGCGAGAGGGCGGAGGTGGTCCCAAGCCGCGTGCCCGTCCCCAACGGGAACGGGGTTTATCGGGCGAGCTCGGAACTCCTCAGGGCGATCTACTACGGCGGGGATGGGTTCATCGAGGTGGGAACGCTCCTCCTGAGGGACGACGTGCCGATATACCTCGACGCGGACGAGCTCGTCTCGAGGCACTTCGCGGTTTTAGCCGTCACCGGCGCTGGAAAGAGCAACACCGTCTCCGTCATGCTCTGGAAGATGATCGAGGACCTCAGGGGGACGGCGATAGTGCTCGACCCTCACGGGGATTACATGCGCCTGAGCCTCCCGAACACCAAAACGGGGTACGTCAACATCATCAAGGCGAGGATACAGCCCGAGACGATGGACGGCGAGGAGCTGGCGGACCTCATGGAGATAGGGAGCAACGCAACAATACAGCGCTCCTACCTCCTCCGCGCCTGGGACACCGTCCTCCACGAGAACCCCGGCCTGGGCGGAAGGGAGGTAATAAAGGCCGTTCTTGATACGCTCCAGAACTGGGTCTCCAACGCCGGCGGAAGCTACTGGGACCCGCACGCCAACAAGTACCGCGACCTGGGCGAGATAAAGGCCAACGAGAGGGAGACGATAACGAGGCTCACCATGAAGATATCGCGCTTCCTGAGGAACTACGGCCACCTGCTCTCGAGCGAGGACATAGTTGCCTCCATCGAGCCCGGTAAGGTGAACGTCATAGACCTCGGGCCATTGGACGAGGGCCAGATGAAGCTCGTGGCGGCGAAGCTCCTCGAGAAGGTCTTCGAGACGAGGATGGACTACGAGAAGGCCAGCAAGAGACTCGAGTACCTGAAGAGAAGGTACGGGGCGAAAATCTCGGCGGTCTCCGATGAGAGGAAGGAGCTGGAGAAGTTCCTGAAATCGGTGGAGGCAAGCTACCCGGCCCTCTCGGAGCCGGTGCTCGTGGTGGTGGAGGAGGCCCACATCTTCGCGCCGCAGGGAGAGAAGAAGGGAACCGTGAGGATCCTGAGCAGAATAGCGCGCGAGGGAAGGAAGTTCGGCGTCGGACTGGGCCTCGTATCCCAGAGGCCGAGCAGGCTCAGCGAGGACGTCCTCAGCCAGACGAACACCAAGGTCATAATGCGCATCGTCAACCCCAAGGACCAGGACTACGTCCTAAAAGCCAGCGAACAGCTGAGCGGCGAGCTGATGAGCGACATAGCGGGCCTCGGGAAGGGTGAGGCAGTTATAGTGGGCCAGGCGATAAGCCTGCCGGCACTGGTGAAGATCCACAACTTCAAGGAGCTCGGCGGGGACTACGGCGGCGAGGACATAGGCGTCGTGAGGCGCTGGAGGGAGAGGGCTGAGCGCGAGAAGGCCGAGGAGAGGAAGGAAGAGCTCTACGATGAGGAAGGCTTAGAGGTCGACTTCTGA
- a CDS encoding DUF835 domain-containing protein, with translation MAMTLAIALAVEVLLIAMLAVSLRRRGRFVSRYPEFRRFYDYGLIAFAILTASKALFLLLDLRDYGSLELSPKQSSLLNSVGNSLLLLGLLMILVGWFRLLNVITERYEVVPVVEFEREENGEPLKPGLYLCNLSNCCTVLARLLRGRAGLIVSRNPPDVVRERLGIEKTPILWLTTIEDKNAVSPTRLEFLLQTLVNFMRKTEDPKVIFLDGVEYLMLENGFASVFKFLTTLKDYASLHNTVIVVPLTEEGMDERNLKLLQREFERLKGQA, from the coding sequence ATGGCGATGACGCTGGCGATCGCCCTCGCGGTCGAGGTACTCCTGATCGCGATGCTTGCGGTGAGCCTGAGGCGCAGGGGCAGGTTCGTCTCCCGCTACCCTGAATTCAGGAGGTTCTACGATTACGGACTGATAGCGTTCGCGATTCTGACCGCTTCGAAGGCCCTGTTTCTTCTCCTGGATCTCCGCGATTACGGCTCTCTGGAACTCTCGCCGAAACAGTCCTCCCTGCTAAACTCCGTGGGTAATTCACTGTTGCTGTTGGGCCTTCTTATGATACTCGTCGGGTGGTTCAGACTGCTCAACGTCATCACAGAGAGGTACGAGGTGGTGCCCGTTGTAGAGTTCGAAAGGGAAGAAAACGGCGAGCCCCTTAAGCCCGGCCTCTACCTCTGCAATCTCTCGAACTGTTGCACAGTGTTGGCCAGGCTCCTTCGTGGAAGGGCGGGCCTCATAGTCTCCCGAAATCCCCCCGATGTGGTCAGGGAGAGGCTCGGAATAGAGAAGACCCCGATACTCTGGCTCACGACCATCGAAGACAAAAACGCGGTTTCCCCGACGAGGCTCGAGTTCCTCCTCCAGACCCTGGTGAACTTCATGAGGAAAACGGAGGACCCGAAGGTCATCTTCCTGGACGGGGTCGAGTACCTCATGCTCGAGAACGGCTTTGCATCGGTTTTCAAGTTCCTGACGACGCTCAAGGACTACGCAAGCTTACACAACACGGTGATCGTAGTACCGCTCACAGAGGAGGGAATGGATGAGAGGAACCTGAAACTCCTTCAAAGGGAGTTTGAGAGGCTGAAGGGGCAGGCTTAA